From Arachis stenosperma cultivar V10309 chromosome 2, arast.V10309.gnm1.PFL2, whole genome shotgun sequence, one genomic window encodes:
- the LOC130962180 gene encoding disease resistance protein RGA2-like gives MAEVVSSVASTLLANLATKSFQEIILAYGLKDEIKKFESSLRTIDAYLIDAENKQAKNHSIDEWLKQLREAFDDAGDILDEIEYEAKRNEVVKIYGSISIKVRRFFSYTSNPLAFRIKMAHKIKDMKQKMDEKIKEGRNLGIIEQHVNTPALEHNLPWRETASSLSFRVCGRLEEKEEIINSLMTQKLEANSIDVISIVGIGGLGKTTLAQMVYNDTQVKANFDTLMWVCVSDDFDVKKLIQKIIHAASKRENVVDANSSLEYMISLLNQNLHGKKFLLVLDDVWNENHNKWDELRTHLLEAAGDKNSKIIVTTRSQKVVDIVGSNLVMKLEGLPENECWRLFVKCAFQEEKEEEKYPRLKQIGEQIVKKCKGVPLAITTLGCLLRSKSHDENQWRKIMDNEVWNLSQEETDILPSLKLSYNHLPPQVKQCFSYCSCFPKDYDFHVIELIMFWMAHGLLQPTREDEDAEDIGELYIKKLVSTSLLQIHDGDDLFRLFDFQNLMTFKRLKMHDLVHDLAQLTMKESSKTRTIVQEGQQEASIEWASNKFNYLRVLHLRKDMELMSSLPDDCFVKMKKHLRYLYLENCPNLKKLTDSIYKMQNLQSLYLDEFPKNMKNLIYLQYLFLMGIKITSLSSMNIGCFQQLKFLYLQCPKLVSVPSVVGRMTTLKKLGFLWCEELINFEDEEEEGKQHVVVNNLNLQLFLIIGSKKLNALPKWLERATKLQYLSISITGIKSLPTRLSMTSLEELYIYHCKNLSSLPNMDQTHHLQYLVVYDCPALYARYNKETGPDWSKIAHIPYCKIDEDDDDDNDDDDHDDDEEFMMMMKMMIE, from the exons ATGGCTGAAGTTGTTTCTAGTGTGGCATCAACACTCTTGGCCAATTTAGCAACAAAATCGTTCCAAGAGATTATTCTAGCATATGGTCTTAAAGATGAAATAAAAAAGTTTGAAAGTTCTTTGAGAACCATCGATGCATATCTCATAGATGCTGAGAACAAGCAAGCAAAAAACCACAGTATAGATGAGTGGTTGAAGCAACTCAGAGAAGCATTTGATGATGCTGGTGACATACTAGACGAAATAGAGTATGAAGCAAAACGTAATGAAGTGGTCAAAATATATGGAAGCATTAGCATAAAGGTCCGTCGATTCTTCTCATACACAAGTAATCCACTCGCATTTCGCATCAAGATGGCCCACAAAATCAAAGATATGAAACAGAAAATggatgaaaaaataaaagaagggAGAAACTTGGGTATAATTGAACAACATGTCAACACTCCAGCTCTGGAGCATAATTTACCATGGCGAGAAACTGCTTCTTCATTGTCTTTCCGTGTGTGTGGTAGActtgaagagaaagaagagattATAAATTCATTGATGACACAAAAATTAGAAGCTAACAGTATTGATGTGATCTCAATTGTTGGGATTGGAGGTTTGGGAAAGACTACACTTGCACAAATGGTTTACAATGATACCCAAGTGAAGGCGAATTTCGATACTTTAATGTGGGTTTGTGTTTCTGACGATTTTGATGTGAAGAAgctaatacaaaaaattattcatGCGGCCTCAAAGAGAGAGAATGTGGTGGATGCAAATTCTAGTTTGGAATATATGATATCTCTTCTCAATCAAAATTTACATGGTAAGAAATTCTTACTCGTGTTAGACGATGTTTGGAATGAAAACCACAACAAATGGGATGAATTGAGAACTCATTTGTTAGAAGCAGCTGGTGACAAAAACAGCAAAATTATAGTGACCACTCGTAGCCAAAAAGTTGTTGACATTGTGGGAAGTAATCTTGTAATGAAATTAGAAGGACTTCCTGAGAATGAATGTTGGCGGCTGTTTGTAAAATGTGCATTccaagaagagaaggaagaagagaagtaCCCAAGGCTAAAGCAAATTGGGGAGCAAATTGTTAAAAAATGCAAAGGAGTACCCTTGGCTATAACAACTTTGGGTTGCTTGCTTAGATCAAAATCACATGATGAAAATCAGTGGAGAAAAATAATGGATAATGAGGTGTGGAATCTCAGTCAAGAAGAAACTGACATTTTGCCATCACTCAAATTGAGTTACAATCACTTGCCACCACAAGTAAAGCAATGTTTTTCATACTGCTCTTGTTTTCCAAAGGATTACGACTTTCATGTTATTGAGTTGATTATGTTCTGGATGGCTCATGGACTCCTCCAACCTACACGCGAAGACGAAGATGCAGAAGATATTGGGGAGTTATATATTAAAAAGCTTGTTTCAACATCTTTACTTCAAATTCATGATGGAGATGATCTTTTCCGCCTCTTTGATTTCCAAAATTTAATGACATTTAAAAGACTCAAAATGCATGATCTTGTACATGATCTAGCACAATTAACAATGAAAGAGTCGAGCAAGACAAGAACCATTGTGCAAGAGGGACAACAAGAAGCATCAATAGAATGGGCCTCTAACAAGTTCAACTATCTGAGGGTGTTGCACCTGAGAAAAGATATGGAGTTGATGAGCTCGTTGCCTGATGATTGCTTTGTCAAAATGAAGAAGCACTTGAGATATCTCTATCTTGAAAATTGTCCTAATTTAAAAAAGCTAACTGATTCCATTTATAAGATGCAAAATTTGCAGAGTTTGTACCTTGATGAGTTTcccaaaaacatgaaaaatctcaTCTATCTTCAATATTTGTTTTTGATGGGAATCAAAATTACAAGTTTGTCCTCAATGAATATAGGGTGCTTCCAACAACTCAAATTCTTGTATCTTCAATGTCCAAAGTTAGTGTCCGTACCAAGTGTTGTTGGTCGCATGACTACTTTAAAGAAGCTGGGCTTTCTTTGGTGTGAAGAGCTGATAAATTTTGaggatgaagaggaagaaggaaaGCAACATGTGGTAGTAAATAATTTAAaccttcaattatttttaatcattggATCAAAAAAGTTGAATGCTTTACCAAAATGGCTTGAAAGAGCTACTAAATTGCAATATTTGAGTATAAGCATAACAGGGATAAAATCATTGCCCACAAGGTTGTCGATGACTTCTCTTGAAGAACTTTATATCTATCATTGTAAAAATTTGTCATCTCTTCCCAACATGGATCAAACTCATCATCTTCAGTATTTAGTGGTATATGATTGTCCCGCATTATATGCAAGGTACAATAAGGAGACAGGTCCAGATTGGTCCAAAATTGCTCATATCCCATATTGTAAG attgatgaagatgatgatgatgataatgatgatgatgatcatgatgatgatgaagaatttatgatgatgatgaagatgatgattgAATAA